Part of the Candidatus Thorarchaeota archaeon genome, GATGTCCACCGAGCTGGTCGCCTCATCAAGCACCAGAATGCGTGGATTTGCAATCACCGTGCGAGCGAAGCTGACCAGCTGCCGCTCGCCCTCTGAGAGGTTGCCTCCGCGCTCGCCGACTTCTGTTTCAATCCCATTCTGCAATCCATCGAAGACTCGTCGTGCACCAATGGCATCTATGGCGGCCAGCACCTCTGCATCAGAGGCATCAGGCCTGCCATACTTGATGTTGTCGCGCACCGTCCCCATGAAGAGAAATGAGTCTTGCAGGACAAGACCGATAGCCGCGTGTAACGAGTCCTGACTTACCTTTCTGATGTCCACTCCGTCAATCTCTATCGACCCCGAGTTGACTTCGTACAGGCGCGTCAGCAGGTTCACAACAGTCGACTTGCCTGCACCGGTCTCTCCTACTATCGCCACGGTCTCACCCGGCTGAATCTCTAGGTTGAAGTCACGCAGTACTGGTATTCCTTCCACATAGCTGAAGTTGACCTGACTGAACCTGATGTGACCTCTGACTTCGCGAAGTGCTTGCGCATCTGGTGCATCCTTCACACTCGGCTCAGTGTCTATGATTCCGAAGACTCTCTCAGCGCCTGCAAACGCGCTCTGGACCATGGCGTAGAAGTTGGCGATAGTGAGAATCGGTCTGAAGAACTGCTCATTGAATGAGATGAAGAGGACAACTGTCCCCAGAGTCATGGTGCCCTCCATCAACCGAAGACCTCCAAACCAGAGTATCAGGAATACACCCACTGCGCTGATGAATCTTATGGACGGGAAGAATGTCGCCTGTGAGCGTCCAGCGTCCACGTTTGCATCATAGTCCGCCCGAATCAGAGAATCGAAGTGCTCAACATTGACCCTCTCGCGCGCAAAGCTCTTCGTGACCTTAGCTCCTGCAATGCTCTCTGCCAGGTCCGAGGTGACGCTTGAGATTGTCTTCCTAGTACTTCGGAACGCCTCCTTCAGTACCCTCCTGAAATAGAGTGTCACCAATAGTAGAACCGGCACTATGGAAACGGAGACGAATGCCAGTTGCGTGTCAACGGTGAACACCACGGCGCCTATTGCAAAGACGACAAACACCTGTGCGAAGGTACCGATAAGACCCCCAGCCAGCAGTTCGCTCATTCTGTCAATGTCATTCGTGAGTCTTGACACCACTCGTCCTGAAGCAGACTTGTCGTAGAAGTCCTGTGATAGTTTCTGAAGGTGAGAGTAGAGCTGCTGTCGCACATCGTATACAGCACTCTGGCCAATCTGAGACGACAGGTACTCGGTCCCATAAGTGCAAAGCCATGCGAACAGTTGCAGGACTACATAGAGCGTTGCAGTGAGTAGGAGTCCACTGAGGTCTCCGCTGCCAAAGTCCACATCTATGGCCCTCCGTAGTACGAATGGAATCATGACGTTCAGGGCTATGCTTACTGCGACCAGAACAGCCACCACGGCGAACTGCCCTCGATATCGAAGAAGATACTTGGTCATTCGTACCATCAGTTGGCTGTCTGTGTACAAGTATGCCCGTGCATCTGGGTCGTCCTGGAGATTGAGCGCGCCTGACACTCTATCCACCTCTCACCTCTGCGGTGCTGCTCTGTTGTCTCTCCGTGGCGGTTGCCGCCTCCATCTGTGTAAGGGTCTCGTGGATGGAGAAGTAGAGCCCCCTGCGCGACATCAGTTCGTCATGAGACCCCTGTTCTATGATCCTCCCCCTCTCCATCATGATGATGAGGTCAGCGTTGCGTATGGTACTGAGTCTGTGGCTGATGACGAATGTGGTCCTTCCCCTCATCAGGTTTTCAAGAGCCTTCTGAATCACCAACTCGGTCTTAGCATCAACCGAGCTTGTCGAGTCATCGAGTACTAGGATTGGCGTGTTCGCAATCAGGGCACGTGCAATGGCCACTCTCTGCTTCTGACCTCCGCTGAGGGTCAGGCCTCTCTCTCCGACGACTGTGTCGTATCCTTCCGGGAGTCCTTCAATGAAGTCATGTATCATTGCTGCTCTGGCTGCGTCTTGAATCTCCTTCATTGATGCATCAGGCCTAGCGAAGGCGATGTTCTCTTTGATGCTCGTTGAGAACAAGAATGGCGACTGATGAACCATCCCCACACTCCTCCTGAGGTCATCAAGGCGATAGTTCCGCACGTCCACTCCATCAACTAGGACTTGTCCTGGCATCAGTACTTCACAGATTGTCCCCTCGATCTCCACGGTCCCATCGCGTGCCGGATAGTACTTCCCTTCAATGCATACACGAGCCTCTTCATCTACCCGATATATCCGCCCCTTGTATTCTACGGTGGGTCGTGAGTCCACATCATAGAATCGGGGTATCAAGTTCACGAGGCTCGTCTTTCCTGACCCAGTGCCACCGATGAGCGCCACGACCTGTCCTGCTCGGACCTTGAGCGATATGTCCCTCAGGACCAACCTGTCTGCCCCCTTGTGTGAGAAGGACACATTCCTGAATTCCACGTCCCCCCTGACACCTGAGAATGGGACTGGATGGTCGGGGTCTCGTAGCTCATCCTCTTGGTCCAGGATGTAGAACGTCCTCTCTGCGGCCGCAGAAGCTCGTTGATACATACCCATCCCCCAACTGAGGAACCTTGCGGGCAGAAGGAGGGTCGCTACCAATGTCACAAATGCGACGAAGCTGCCATACGACAGGTCTCCCGTTGAGAACCAGTAGCCACCTGCGTACAGTAGGAATCCCGTGGCCAGACCGAACATGGTTGGCAGGAGTGGCTCGTATAGCGCCAGCAGCCTGAAGGCACGGACAGAGACATCACGAAAGGTACGGTTTGCAACCTCGACCCTAGCTCTCTCTCTGTCGGTTGCAGCAAACGACTTCACAATCTTCATGCCCACAATGTTCTCTGCAAGGATTGAGCTCAGCTTGCCGTATTCCTCCCTCGACTCGTGGAACACTGGTCTCACCCTCCTGGCGAATGTGACGACAAAACCGCCGACTGCTGGAATCATGACTAGCATGTAGAGCGTGAGGGTTGGGGTGATTGACCACATCACAAGGTACGTACCAATCAGTGTGGCCACTCCAATGAAGAGAACACGATAACCCCAGAACAGGAACTCGCGCATTGTCGTCACATCGGTGGTCACACGAGCCAAGAGCTGACCCGTTTCATTCTGGTCGTAGAATGCAAGGTCCTTCTCCATGAGTGACCTGTAGAGCTCACTCCGAAGGTCATAGACTGCCTTCTGTGCAGATATCGCGGCTCCATATCTCCCCATGATGTCGAACAGAGCGTACAGACCAGCTAGCAGAATGTAGACCAGCGCATAGGGCAGGAGGTCTTGGTACCTAGCTGAGGGGATCACTACGTCTATTATCTCGCGAATCACAAGTGGTGTCAGGACACTGAAGGCGGTCCCTATTCCTGCTAGAGCGAGGTATCCGAAGAACAGCCTCCTGTGTCGGAGAGGATACCGTGTGAGCCGAGTGATGTACCCCATCTTCATTTGCCCAACGAGTCTGGAGGCTGCCCCATCAAAAGAGTTGCGATGTGTGAGTATGCCTGTGGTGGTCTACCTGTCACATGCTTGTGCGAGTCTTCGACCGAGCTCCCTGCAGCTGGCGAGCGCTTCTTCGTTAGGATAGTCCTTGCATCGGAGGGGCGCCGCAATCATTACTGCTCCCCGTTCCACAAGAATCTTGGCAATCTCCTCGGGTGCCTCGCCACTCCATCCGTATGACCCGAAACTTGCAGAAGGCATACCATTCATACCCGAGATCTCCGAGAGGATCTGTCGGACTCTTGGTAGTGGCCGCTTCATTCTTGTTGAGCTTCCAATGGCAAGAGCACAGAATCCCTCTAGACCCGTGTAGTCCCTTGCCTCAATTGCACTGCATTCGACGCCGGACGCCACAACACCTTCACAGATGGCATGGGCCATCGCCTTGGTGCGGCCCAGGGTGCTCTCGTATACCACAAGTACCTTCATGGTAAGTCAACTCCACCAGAAAGAATTAGGAGAAAAGGCTTCTGAAGTGGTTTGCTGATTCCCATAACAACACACTCGAATATGACTTTGCAACAGCCGAGATGAACCGACTTGTCCGACCAGTACGTTCTGCAGAAGGCTCAGCAGGTATGCAGATTGCTGATCAGCATCTACGGCTCGGCTGTGTCAGAGCGCAAGCTGCCTCCTGTTGATGAACTTGTGTTGACCATTCTTAGCCAGAACACTGCTGATGTCAACGCGGAACGGGCCTTTGCGGCACTGAAGGCCAAGTATGATGACTGGGAGTCCGTCCTGCACGCCCCGGCTGACGAACTCGGACGGGTCATAAGGCCCTCCGGTTTCTTCAGACTGAAAGCACAACGTATACAGGCCACGCTGGCGGAGATTCAGACCCGTACGGGGCAGATCAGTCTGTCCTTGCTTGCAGACATGCCAACAGATGAAGCGAAGCACTGGCTGATGTCACTTCCTGGTGTCGGTCCCAAGACCGCATCGATTGTCCTGCTGTTCTCTTTTGGCAGACCCACATTGCCCGTTGATACGCATGTCTGGAGAGTGACGCGACGCTTGGGACTAGTGCCCTCCAAGGCCAGTAGAGAGAGTGCTCAAACGGTGCTAGAGCGTCTCCTGCCTGCCATATGCATTCCCTCAGCCAATCGCAACTTGATTCGTCTTGGCCGGGAGATATGCAAGGCGCGACGGCCTCGCTGTGACAGGTGCTTTCTGAGAGACCTGTGCGATTACTACGCCCTGAGTCCCCTGATGAACTCATGAACTGGCCATATTCAGCCTATCTTGTCGTTTCCCGGTATTTCTTAAGGTCTACGAGTGAGTGGAGCCGATTGCTACGATGCGGGTTCGTATTCTGTCATGGCATCTTTAGTGGTCACGCTGCTCACGTTCCCATAAGTCGAGTCAACTTCAGCACGAACATGGCCGCTCCGAACAGGAATGTGACAGTCCATGTCGTGAGCACTATGATCATTATCGGACGTGCTCTCCTCAACAGACGCAGGGGCAGGTCGGGTCTTATCAAGAAGGCAACGACAAGTATCAGCGCCATGCCAATTGTCAGTATGCCCAGAGTGTCGTGGACTATGACATACCAGTAGGTCTGGGGATTGGCCATCACGAGAGGCAGTGCGCTCAGAGCCTGTGGTATCATCCATAGCGACACGCCGAGAAGATGAATCAGTATTATGGAGTAGACTGCTCTGTGATGAAGTCTGAAGTCCAGTCTTCTGGCTCCATACCACCATCCGATGGCAACGACAATCATCATCACGCACTCGAGTACAAGGACTGGCGCTGCTATCTGTAACCAGTTTTGTAGTTGCTGCATGGTGTGACTCCTCCTATTTCGTGCGAATCTTGCTGACACTCCCGCTGGTTGTGAAGAGGCTGGACTCAAGAACGGCTTCTTTTCCCTCATGTGCTGCCACTATTGCCGAGGCTATCATTGCCCACGGGCAGAACCGGACGTCCAGATTGCGATAAGCCTCGGAGTCATGAATTCGTGCAAAAGCACACTTGTTGGCTGCCACTGCAATTGCACCATCTTCTAGACTGACTCGGGCGAACTTGACAAACCCCTGTTCTCTTATGTATCTCGCATACGTATCTAGTTTGGTAATGATGTCAGTACGCGGGTCCAGCAGACTAGATGGCAGATAGGCTGAAAGAATGTCCGCTATCCGGATCAGCACATAGTTCTTTATTGCAGCCTCGCCGAGAATCTTAATGAAGACGCTCTCGAAACCAAATATCGCTGCTCGGAGCTTCCAGATGTCCTCAAGCGTGAGTCCCTTTGCAGACCCTGCCGCCCTAGCCTCCGCCACAACCTGCCTGAACTTCGTCAAGAATGCCTTTAGCTCTGCTGCCAATCCGTCTAAGTCAGTGCGTTCACTGAATGCCTCTGGCAGGAACTCTCTGACGTAGTGAACCATGCGTGGGAGTACATGGTCATCAAGGACGTTTGGTCCTATGAGTTCAACTCCTACTGCCTCATACGCATCCAGAATTCCTGCATACAGAAACACTGCGTCAAGTGCCGCGGTGTCTTCGGGTCTGATTCTCTTGACCCTTTTCAAATCTCTAGCCTCGTTGTGGTAATTGGTGTTGTCCGTTAAGTTGTTTGCCCACCGATGCCGCCAACTTCAACAGTCACTCCGCTGTCCCCAGTTCTCTCCATGACCAGTCTCCCGCGCGCATCTTTACCGAAGATGAGTTCGAATCTCTGGAATCTTCTGCGTGTGATGAGTCGGACCAACGAGTCAAGGTTATTGACGAGAGTTGAGAGGAACACACCAGCAACAGGAGGCATGCGTGCTCCGGACTCGTGAAGCAACACACCATCTTGACTCAGGAGCGACCTGTTGGCGAACTGCCCAGTCCATATGTGCTGCTCTTGTGCTGAGGCTGGATCCATGTGACACATTGAGCCTGCAATCTGCATCACAGTACTCTCCGGCGTCTGAATGGTTCCACTAGCCACACTCAGCAAGTTGCCGCTCCAGCATACCGCTATCGCGTATCCCGAGGCAGTAAGCAGGAACTGCCTGTATTCTTGCGCGGATAACACCCGTGACAGTGTCGTCACAAGCGTGTCATGCAGCAGAAGAATCTCCCTGACCTGTTCTTCCCTGTAGAGCGGCTTCGGACGAGCGAATGCCGCCACGGCTTTCCTCTGAGCCAGGTCCACGACAAATGCCAGCGGTATGTCGTTTCTGTCCTCAAGAAGGTGTTGCATATATGCCTCGATTTCCTGTTCACCGAAAAGCTGAACCACTATCGCATCGATTGCCCGGCTTATCTTGTGTTTCTCTTCTTGTGGGAGTTGGACTCCATCTATCTCAGGCATCTCTACTCTCCTCATGAGGTCCCGCACTCTCATCATTGTCTCCTGAGCAACTTGGCGTGGTGCTCTGCTGTCAAAGACACCGACCAGTACTCTCTGAGTGTTGTCTATGCCTGCGAAGAGGAAGACCTCCGCCTCGGTGGTGAATGACTCAAGAACCTTGGACCGCGCGTGTTGGCTGAAGTCCCTGATAGCTGAAAGCAGCCCTGAAGAGAGAATGACCTGATCGCTATCGCCCTCGGCTTCAGAATCCATCTTCGAGTAGTGGTACAGTAATAATCCCTCTTCTATCAGGAAGACTTCTTTGAGCACTCAGATTACCACACTGACCGTTCTGATTTGTGTTATGTGATTAGTCATGAACTCAGCGCACCAATGAATCATTGTGTTGGTGCATCGTGTTCCTCATCACACCACAAGATAAAAGGCTGCCCTGCAGAGGGATGAAGTTCATAGAAACAGGAATGCCCACGATGAAACCGCGCATACTCGTCGACATGCCAAGAGCCACCAGAAACCGATGTCTAGGCAAGACCATTACCACTGCAGATATCGGCTGCTCCAACCTGTTTCTTGGACCTGACAATGGAATGGTTTCTCTCGAAACGGTCAGTGCACATCTGGCAACTGTATCAAGGCCAATTGAGGGATGACTTGGCAAATGACTGACCGCGTGAACCGATGGATTAGTTCTATAGATGTAGTGCTTGTTGTCATAGCGGTCGCTGTATTCGCAGCCTCTCTCTTGGTATGGTTGATTGCACTTCCTGTGCCTCGTGAAACGGTATTCCTCGCCACTACAATCGCGCTCGTCATATCACTGATGCTTGTTGTGAATGTGTCCGTGCTTGTGATATTCCGGCTCCAACGGCGGGTCTCGGACTTGGAGGACTCCTTACGTGCTGGGGGTACTGACAAGAAGCCCGTCGCTGAGAACCCTGTGATAGTCGTGACGTTGAGCAACACAGAGCGTCGTGTGATCAACAGCTTGGAAGAGTGCGGAGGACGGATGACACAAGACGAGCTACGCATGGCCACAGGACTCAGCAAGTCAACGCTGAGTGTGGCAATTAGCTCGTTGGAGCGCAAGTCACTGGTTGATCGTGAGACTCATGGACGCACCAAGCTAGTGATACTGGTTCACTCTGTCACCAAGTAGATGGGCCTCAGTAGTACTCTTCGAACGATTCTGGGCTCCCTTATCACTCGGAGTGACGGACAAGGAGAAATGAACCTGAATTGCGGTGTGTATCTGAACTGTTCATGGAGAATCTCTATCTATCCTCTGGTCTATTGCTATGACTGTCATCAACAGCAATCTATGAGGTGGTTGAAGACGAGACCGCGATTAACAAATCACATCGTTGGAGTCGCCTTGGCGGCAAGTCTTGTGATGCTGGGCTTAATCCCGTCTGCCGTCACTGCGCAGACGACGGTCCACACCCCGCTCCAGGTGGCAGAGCCGCTTGAAGAGATATACCCTGGCGTCTACCTCTACTGGGAGTGGTGGAACGAGACAAGCGAAGACTATGACTACTATATGCCATCTAACACAACCGGTGAGTACTCCATACTGGTTCAGGACATATACAACAACACCTACTATATCCACGAGCACTTCTACAGCTACTATGAGAGTGAGTGGTCCTTCAAGAACCTCCTCGTGATCATTCTGGTCGACCCAGATGCCTCCTATGTGAACTGGCTGAGTGGTCAACCAGAAGGCTGGGACATCTGGATGATCTACTGGATGCCCAACGCGGATGCTCTCACGGGGGACGAGGTCTTTGTATACTCGGGCTTCTACTACAGCTACTACTACAGCTATGCGGACTTCAGGAGCAACTACACATGGTGTGACGAGGTTGGCAATCCTGTAGACCCGGACACCGTGATTCCTCTTTTGAGCGAGGAGTACTGGTGGGCCCAGTACTACGTGAATGACTACAATTATACTGGCGAATGGACCTACTACTCATATGGCTATGACGTCAATGAGATGGCAGTCCAGAACAACACCGTACACTGGATGAACCACTACTTCTCCGGACTGAGCTGTTTCAACGACACCAACGGAAACGGCATCATGGACACCTACTACGACCTAGTGGAGTATGACTGGAATCAGGATGGCATCATTGACTGGACCTACTATGAAGTCAATCGAACTCTCTCTGAGAAGGTCTATGACTTCTACTCTGACACTGCTCAGCTTGGCGAAGTGAGGGAGCCCTTCGTCAACGAGAATGGCCAGATAGAATGGAGCGCCGAGGTCGTGGACATCGAGGGTTACTTCACCGATGGGTATCCTGTTATATACTACTACGACGGAACGGATGCCTCCTTTGGAGTCTTGGAAGCGATTCCCGACCCAGTAGTCATCCCGGTCAACCTGGAGAGGATGGAGATGGTCTACCGGTTCGAGGTCACTGACGTTGCAGCGGTGCTCAAGATTGACCAGCACATTGGCGAGTTCACTGACCCCACAACAGGTGAGGTCCACCCCGCAGTTCTTGGACTTGGCATGACACTCAACTACTGGAGTTCTTTCTCAAGCCATGAGATCTCACCATTCACTCCAGAGCCAACGTACACCACCTACCCGGAGGATGGTGTGACTGCTCCCGGCGATTCGACCTATACCACCCCATCGGGTGATGTATTAGTGCCCATTGGCAGAACGGACGACTTCGTCAGTCTGCCGCAGGGCAGTCTATTGTTCAACGAGGATGACGATAGCCTCGTCAGGATCGATTTCGGGGGTGAGTACCTCTGGGGAAAGGACTCTGCGGTATACGATGTTGGTACAATCACCCTCCCCGAATACGGTGTATACGGAATGGGAACTGATGGTGTGCCATCCGCATCAGATGTGTCCGGGGCTTCTGAAGACATCTGGCAGTATGGCTACTTCTACTACAGCTCCTGCTATGCCCACTGGGATGGCTACTCGGTGACTCATGACCCCGTCTTCTCAGTCTATCCTGCGAAGGCGCCTGGTTCCATGAGCAGTCTCATCACCGGTATACTCACTGCCTCTATC contains:
- a CDS encoding ABC transporter ATP-binding protein — encoded protein: MDRVSGALNLQDDPDARAYLYTDSQLMVRMTKYLLRYRGQFAVVAVLVAVSIALNVMIPFVLRRAIDVDFGSGDLSGLLLTATLYVVLQLFAWLCTYGTEYLSSQIGQSAVYDVRQQLYSHLQKLSQDFYDKSASGRVVSRLTNDIDRMSELLAGGLIGTFAQVFVVFAIGAVVFTVDTQLAFVSVSIVPVLLLVTLYFRRVLKEAFRSTRKTISSVTSDLAESIAGAKVTKSFARERVNVEHFDSLIRADYDANVDAGRSQATFFPSIRFISAVGVFLILWFGGLRLMEGTMTLGTVVLFISFNEQFFRPILTIANFYAMVQSAFAGAERVFGIIDTEPSVKDAPDAQALREVRGHIRFSQVNFSYVEGIPVLRDFNLEIQPGETVAIVGETGAGKSTVVNLLTRLYEVNSGSIEIDGVDIRKVSQDSLHAAIGLVLQDSFLFMGTVRDNIKYGRPDASDAEVLAAIDAIGARRVFDGLQNGIETEVGERGGNLSEGERQLVSFARTVIANPRILVLDEATSSVDIYTEYAIQRGLRELLKDRTSVVIAHRLSTIVQADRIIVMDQGRIVESGTHSELMKRRGKYYALYELQIQSHSTEAMSAGKEAQEAPSSRT
- a CDS encoding ATP-binding cassette domain-containing protein — encoded protein: MKMGYITRLTRYPLRHRRLFFGYLALAGIGTAFSVLTPLVIREIIDVVIPSARYQDLLPYALVYILLAGLYALFDIMGRYGAAISAQKAVYDLRSELYRSLMEKDLAFYDQNETGQLLARVTTDVTTMREFLFWGYRVLFIGVATLIGTYLVMWSITPTLTLYMLVMIPAVGGFVVTFARRVRPVFHESREEYGKLSSILAENIVGMKIVKSFAATDRERARVEVANRTFRDVSVRAFRLLALYEPLLPTMFGLATGFLLYAGGYWFSTGDLSYGSFVAFVTLVATLLLPARFLSWGMGMYQRASAAAERTFYILDQEDELRDPDHPVPFSGVRGDVEFRNVSFSHKGADRLVLRDISLKVRAGQVVALIGGTGSGKTSLVNLIPRFYDVDSRPTVEYKGRIYRVDEEARVCIEGKYYPARDGTVEIEGTICEVLMPGQVLVDGVDVRNYRLDDLRRSVGMVHQSPFLFSTSIKENIAFARPDASMKEIQDAARAAMIHDFIEGLPEGYDTVVGERGLTLSGGQKQRVAIARALIANTPILVLDDSTSSVDAKTELVIQKALENLMRGRTTFVISHRLSTIRNADLIIMMERGRIIEQGSHDELMSRRGLYFSIHETLTQMEAATATERQQSSTAEVRGG
- a CDS encoding FprA family A-type flavoprotein, with product MKVLVVYESTLGRTKAMAHAICEGVVASGVECSAIEARDYTGLEGFCALAIGSSTRMKRPLPRVRQILSEISGMNGMPSASFGSYGWSGEAPEEIAKILVERGAVMIAAPLRCKDYPNEEALASCRELGRRLAQACDR
- a CDS encoding endonuclease III gives rise to the protein MSDQYVLQKAQQVCRLLISIYGSAVSERKLPPVDELVLTILSQNTADVNAERAFAALKAKYDDWESVLHAPADELGRVIRPSGFFRLKAQRIQATLAEIQTRTGQISLSLLADMPTDEAKHWLMSLPGVGPKTASIVLLFSFGRPTLPVDTHVWRVTRRLGLVPSKASRESAQTVLERLLPAICIPSANRNLIRLGREICKARRPRCDRCFLRDLCDYYALSPLMNS
- a CDS encoding MarR family transcriptional regulator gives rise to the protein MTDRVNRWISSIDVVLVVIAVAVFAASLLVWLIALPVPRETVFLATTIALVISLMLVVNVSVLVIFRLQRRVSDLEDSLRAGGTDKKPVAENPVIVVTLSNTERRVINSLEECGGRMTQDELRMATGLSKSTLSVAISSLERKSLVDRETHGRTKLVILVHSVTK